The proteins below are encoded in one region of Paraburkholderia phenazinium:
- the zapD gene encoding cell division protein ZapD produces MILYEYPFNERIRTLLRLEDLFERFTFFLTQEDAREHHVALTTLFEISEVAGRADLKSDLMKELERQRQTLAPFRGNPGIEQNALEAVLGEIEQTLSGLSQMQGKTGQHLADNEWLASIRSRAIIPGGTCKFDLPSYYAWQQTHPDQRRQDIAKWVTPLLPLRDAATIVLRLARESGQASKVMAMQGSYQQMLSGRSYQLMQVRVQPELRVIPEASANKYMLWVRFTVQDGDLRPRAVDVDVPFQLTLCSL; encoded by the coding sequence TTGATCCTTTACGAGTATCCCTTCAACGAGCGAATCCGGACGCTATTGCGCCTCGAAGACCTGTTCGAGCGCTTCACGTTCTTTCTGACTCAGGAAGACGCCAGGGAACATCATGTCGCGCTGACGACATTGTTCGAAATCTCTGAGGTCGCGGGTCGCGCGGATCTGAAGTCGGATCTGATGAAGGAACTCGAGCGGCAACGGCAAACGCTCGCACCGTTCCGCGGCAATCCGGGCATCGAGCAGAATGCCCTTGAGGCCGTACTGGGCGAGATCGAACAGACGCTGTCAGGACTGTCCCAGATGCAGGGCAAGACTGGCCAGCATCTTGCAGACAATGAATGGCTCGCGAGTATCCGCAGCCGTGCAATCATCCCGGGCGGCACCTGCAAATTTGACCTGCCGTCTTACTACGCCTGGCAGCAAACTCACCCGGATCAGCGTCGCCAGGACATCGCCAAATGGGTCACTCCGCTTCTGCCGTTGCGCGATGCAGCGACCATCGTTCTGCGTCTGGCGCGTGAATCGGGTCAGGCGTCGAAGGTGATGGCGATGCAGGGCAGCTACCAGCAGATGTTGTCTGGCCGCTCGTACCAGTTGATGCAGGTGCGGGTTCAGCCCGAGCTGCGGGTCATTCCCGAGGCAAGTGCCAACAAGTACATGCTGTGGGTACGCTTCACCGTGCAGGATGGCGATCTGCGGCCGCGCGCCGTTGATGTCGACGTGCCGTTCCAGCTTACGCTCTGCAGCCTGTAA
- the yacG gene encoding DNA gyrase inhibitor YacG translates to MITVVKCPTCAKEVLWTPENRFRPFCSDRCKQIDLGAWAAEKYKIGGTDEEAPSDDEPSGDYNPH, encoded by the coding sequence ATGATTACTGTCGTTAAATGCCCAACCTGCGCAAAGGAAGTCCTCTGGACGCCTGAAAACCGCTTCCGCCCGTTCTGCTCCGACCGTTGCAAGCAGATCGACCTCGGTGCGTGGGCCGCCGAGAAATACAAGATCGGCGGCACTGACGAAGAAGCGCCTTCAGACGACGAACCGAGCGGCGACTACAACCCGCACTGA
- a CDS encoding NUDIX domain-containing protein: MTDATNTTHAPAANPTGRPVTEVAVGVLVQPDGRYLLAQRPAGKPYEGYWEFPGGKLEPGESVEAALARELHEELGIEVKASHRWHTLEHDYPHAYVRLYFCKVTQWTGDPHGREGQAFVWQSLPAEVSPLLPATIPVLEWLAAE, translated from the coding sequence ATGACGGACGCTACCAACACCACTCACGCGCCTGCTGCGAACCCAACTGGCCGCCCTGTCACCGAAGTGGCGGTCGGCGTGCTGGTGCAGCCCGATGGGCGCTATCTGCTCGCGCAACGGCCGGCGGGGAAGCCCTACGAAGGTTATTGGGAATTTCCGGGCGGCAAGCTGGAGCCGGGTGAATCAGTTGAAGCGGCGCTGGCCCGTGAACTGCACGAGGAACTGGGCATCGAGGTCAAGGCGAGCCATCGCTGGCATACGCTTGAGCACGACTATCCGCATGCCTATGTGCGGCTTTATTTCTGCAAGGTGACACAGTGGACAGGTGATCCGCATGGCCGCGAGGGGCAGGCGTTTGTCTGGCAATCGCTGCCTGCGGAAGTGTCGCCGCTGCTGCCCGCGACCATTCCAGTGCTGGAGTGGCTTGCTGCGGAATAA
- a CDS encoding ATP-binding protein translates to MDKLEQFLTRAEALLGRLEAVLPPATPDVDWSAAVAFRWRKRQGRGYLQPVPAISDITLDDLQNIDRQKGLIEQNTRQFVRKQPANNVLLTGARGTGKSSLIKACLNAFAKDGLRLIEVDKDDLHDLGDIVDLISERPERFVVFCDDLSFEDGESGYKALKVALDGSVAAQSDNVLIYATSNRRHLLPEYMSDNETYKHTSDGEIHPGEVVEEKISLSERFGLWVSFYPFKQDDYLAIVGHWLQHFGCAAAEIESARGDALVWALERGSRSGRVAWQFARDWSGRKSQA, encoded by the coding sequence ATGGATAAACTCGAACAGTTTCTGACTCGTGCCGAAGCATTGCTCGGCCGCCTGGAAGCCGTGCTTCCGCCTGCTACGCCCGACGTCGACTGGTCGGCAGCGGTCGCCTTCCGCTGGCGCAAGCGCCAGGGGCGTGGCTACCTGCAGCCGGTGCCGGCCATCTCGGACATCACGCTCGACGATCTGCAGAACATCGACCGCCAGAAAGGGCTGATCGAGCAGAACACACGTCAGTTCGTGCGCAAGCAGCCCGCCAACAACGTGCTGCTGACAGGCGCGCGCGGCACCGGCAAGTCTTCGCTGATCAAGGCCTGCCTGAACGCTTTCGCAAAAGACGGGCTGCGCCTGATCGAAGTAGACAAGGACGACCTGCACGACCTGGGCGATATCGTCGACCTGATCTCGGAGCGCCCGGAGCGCTTCGTCGTGTTCTGCGATGACCTGTCGTTCGAGGATGGCGAGTCGGGCTACAAGGCGCTGAAGGTAGCGCTCGACGGCTCGGTGGCGGCCCAGTCCGATAACGTGCTGATCTATGCCACGTCGAACCGCCGCCATCTGTTGCCCGAGTACATGAGTGACAACGAGACGTACAAGCACACGTCCGATGGCGAGATTCACCCGGGTGAAGTGGTCGAAGAAAAGATCTCTCTGTCGGAGCGCTTCGGCCTGTGGGTCAGCTTTTATCCGTTCAAGCAGGACGACTATCTGGCGATCGTCGGGCACTGGCTGCAGCATTTTGGCTGCGCCGCCGCTGAGATCGAATCGGCGCGCGGCGATGCACTGGTGTGGGCGCTCGAACGCGGTTCGCGCTCGGGACGTGTGGCGTGGCAGTTTGCGCGCGACTGGTCAGGCCGGAAGTCGCAGGCATGA
- the argJ gene encoding bifunctional glutamate N-acetyltransferase/amino-acid acetyltransferase ArgJ: MAVNFPSIDPAQLHPVAGVTLGWAEANIRKPNRKDVLVISVEEGATVGGVFTSNRFCAAPVTVCREHLDHVRAGGKAIRALVINTGNANAGTGEPGLAHARETCVELARLTGVAPEQVLPFSTGVILEPLPVDRLKAGLPAALENRRAAHWYEAAQSIMTTDTLAKAASRQVTIDGHTVTMTGISKGAGMIKPNMATMLGFLAFDAAVSQPVLDALVKHVADRSFNCITIDGDTSTNDSFILIASGKSSLPAVTSTDSPAYATLRDAVTEVAQTLAQLIVRDGEGATKFMTVQVEGGANVAECRQIAYAIGHSPLVKTAFYASDPNLGRILAAIGYAGVTDLDVGKIDLYLDDVLVAKAGGRNPEYREEDGQRVMKKAEILIRVVLGRGDAHATIWTCDLSHEYVSINADYRS; the protein is encoded by the coding sequence ATGGCTGTCAATTTCCCCTCGATCGATCCCGCTCAACTCCATCCCGTCGCCGGCGTCACGCTAGGCTGGGCTGAAGCGAACATTCGTAAGCCGAACCGCAAGGACGTGCTGGTCATTTCCGTTGAAGAAGGCGCGACGGTTGGCGGCGTGTTCACGTCGAACCGGTTTTGCGCGGCGCCTGTCACGGTGTGCCGCGAGCATCTGGACCACGTTCGCGCGGGCGGCAAGGCGATTCGGGCGCTGGTAATCAATACCGGTAACGCGAATGCAGGCACTGGCGAGCCGGGCCTCGCGCATGCTCGCGAGACTTGCGTCGAACTGGCGCGTCTGACCGGCGTCGCCCCCGAGCAGGTGCTGCCGTTCTCGACCGGCGTGATTCTCGAACCGTTGCCGGTGGACCGCCTGAAGGCTGGCCTGCCCGCTGCGCTGGAGAATCGCCGGGCCGCGCACTGGTACGAGGCGGCGCAGTCCATCATGACCACCGACACGCTGGCGAAAGCAGCCTCGCGCCAGGTGACGATCGACGGCCACACGGTGACGATGACCGGTATCAGCAAGGGCGCCGGCATGATCAAGCCGAATATGGCGACCATGCTGGGCTTCCTCGCGTTCGACGCAGCGGTTTCGCAGCCGGTGCTCGATGCGCTGGTCAAGCATGTCGCGGATCGCTCGTTCAATTGCATCACGATCGACGGCGATACGTCGACCAACGACTCGTTCATCCTGATCGCCTCGGGCAAGTCGAGCCTGCCGGCGGTCACGAGCACCGATTCGCCCGCTTACGCGACACTGCGCGATGCGGTGACCGAGGTCGCGCAGACACTGGCTCAACTGATTGTGCGTGACGGCGAAGGTGCCACCAAGTTCATGACGGTGCAGGTCGAAGGCGGTGCGAACGTGGCCGAATGCCGCCAGATCGCGTATGCGATCGGTCATTCGCCGCTGGTCAAGACGGCGTTCTACGCCTCGGACCCGAACCTTGGACGGATCCTCGCGGCAATTGGTTATGCGGGCGTGACAGATCTCGATGTCGGCAAGATCGACCTGTATCTGGACGACGTGCTGGTCGCCAAGGCAGGCGGGCGCAATCCGGAGTACCGTGAGGAAGACGGGCAGCGCGTGATGAAGAAGGCCGAGATCCTGATTCGCGTGGTACTCGGTCGCGGCGACGCGCATGCCACGATCTGGACGTGCGATCTGTCGCATGAATACGTGAGCATCAACGCCGACTATCGCTCGTAA